The following coding sequences are from one Neurospora crassa OR74A linkage group I, whole genome shotgun sequence window:
- a CDS encoding ATP-dependent DNA helicase mph-1, with protein MDDDDFDDIPDEDLMLAFTQATGNITSHHPSNSKQLASSAKPPAQAWPISDSARRIVTPTVSQGQATATGRAKTASKPTTSATTSRPSLAQSSQRKNLRQTTLWGGTLEEDAQPAPQAVSNRPFRADMPPEQPTHHEIDIEEMKTWVYPMNLGPIRDYQFSIVKNGLFNNTLVALPTGLGKTFIAATIMLNYIRWTKTAKAVFVAPTKPLASQQVQACLSIAGIPRSQATLLTGETPPVLREDEWATKRLFFMTPQTLMNDLSKGYADPKSIVLLVIDEAHRATGDYAYVKVVEFLRRFSKSFRILALTATPGSSLEGVQDVIDNLGISHVEIRTEESIDIRQYVHSRDINTITFDPSDEMMEVRDLFSKALKPLVTKLSSQNIYYGRDPMSLTTYGLMKARNDWMAGPGRHVNQGTKFSVIATFAILQSLAHSIKLLNFHGIKPFYNNLAEFRTTEEEKGGKGSKLKRQVLEDENFQKMMDMIEGWMKIDGFLGHPKLEYLCETLVNHFMDAGEGSNTRAIVFSEYRDSAEEIVRILNKQPLIKATVFVGQADSKRSEGMKQKQQIETIEKFKNGAHNVLVATSIGEEGLDIGQVDLIVCYDASASPIRMLQRMGRTGRKRAGNIVLLLMKGKEEDKFNEAKDNYATMQRMICEGSRFTFRHDLSSRIVPRDIRPEVEKKVVEIPLENSQNPELPEPKRSAARMRTKPAKKKFNMPDGVETGFIKASFFGQAGAKTAKPPARPPAPKETDFIAERPKLESILLSTSQENELRRNYTKIPLGHSKVEELDIDWYRHPTSRRVVQKTIHVKHGEYTKRCVKLFRSLAKSQAPANRYTKPYGETDTSSWELIPLPPLADETEGETSRKGQKKRPRLESGQEAEEAEQYAAPKKRQATAKTKSTGVSKQTNKPRARHTALISDCEEGGNEYDGNVDDDEQSRPRNFRSKGRGRGSGRGKKSQPKQGDPNVDYGDDCTRTSDMEMGTDGSDDGADLEDFIVSDGEVTSSLQHRPRGSTSPTTAPDAGSSSLSSKTGRKQQAPDSFASDEDDGDVFGPKFVPVTASAAKGSLPSTARREKPKPFYVPVELPATQDTTDGDDDLPDIEFLSAKRKREGTGTGMRTGSPGHVKVGDTSKGGSGGDQTREKPSGGAASHARARKRTVVMDSDDDQE; from the coding sequence atggatgacgatgacttTGACGATATTCCTGATGAGGATTTGATGTTGGCCTTCACCCAGGCCACCGGcaacatcacatcacatcaccccagcaacagcaagcaGCTTGCCTCGTCGGCAAAACCACCAGCACAAGCGTGGCCAATATCCGATTCTGCAAGACGAATCGTTACTCCAACCGTATCGCAGGGTCAGGCTACAGCTACAGGGCGTGCCAAAACAGCAAGCAAGCCGACCACGTCAGCGACAACGTCTCGCCCGTCCCTAGCTCAGTCCAGCCAGCGTAAGAATCTGCGTCAGACGACACTATGGGGTGGCacgctggaggaggatgcgCAACCCGCCCCGCAAGCGGTGTCGAATCGACCATTCCGTGCCGATATGCCCCCAGAGCAGCCCACTCACCATGAGATTGACATAGAAGAAATGAAAACATGGGTTTATCCGATGAATCTGGGACCTATTCGAGACTACCAGTTCAGCATTGTCAAAAATGGCCTCTTCAACAACACATTGGTCGCCCTCCCCACGGGTTTGGGAAAGACATTTATTGCTGCGACAATCATGCTAAACTACATCCGCTGGACAAAAACCGCAAAGGCTGTCTTTGTTGCTCCTACGAAACCCCTTGCTTCACAACAAGTTCAAGCATGTCTCAGCATAGCGGGCATCCCGCGATCTCAGGCGACTCTCCTAACCGGAGAGACTCCTCCTGTTCTACGTGAGGACGAATGGGCAACAAAGCGCCTGTTCTTCATGACACCCCAAACACTAATGAATGACCTTTCCAAGGGCTATGCCGATCCCAAGTCCATCGTACTGCTGGTTATTGACGAGGCGCATCGTGCGACTGGAGACTATGCATACGTCAAGGTGGTCGAATTTTTAAGGCGTTTCTCCAAGAGCTTTCGAATTCTTGCTCTGACTGCTACACCAGGATCGTCTCTCGAAGGTGTTCAGGACGTCATTGATAATCTGGGCATTTCTCACGTCGAGATCAGAACCGAAGAGTCAATCGACATTCGTCAATATGTGCACTCAAGAGACATCAACACGATAACATTCGACCCCTCTGACGAAATGATGGAAGTCAGAGACTTGTTCTCCAAGGCCCTGAAGCCCCTTGTGACCAAGCTGAGTTCACAAAATATATACTACGGCAGGGACCCCATGAGCCTGACTACCTACGGCCTGATGAAAGCCAGGAATGACTGGATGGCAGGTCCGGGTAGGCACGTAAACCAAGGAACCAAATTCAGTGTCATAGCCACATTTGCGATTCTCCAGAGTTTGGCGCATTCCATCAAACTACTCAACTTCCATGGAATCAAACCGTTCTACAATAATCTGGCCGAATTCCGCAccaccgaggaggagaaaggaggaaaagggtcAAAGCTCAAGCGGCAAGTCTTGGAGGATGAGAACTTTcagaagatgatggacaTGATTGAGGGTTGGATGAAGATTGATGGGTTCCTCGGACACCCCAAGCTGGAATATCTTTGTGAGACCCTGGTCAACCACTTCATGGATGCTGGCGAGGGCTCCAATACCAGAGCCATTGTATTCAGTGAATACCGAGACAGTGCCGAAGAGATTGTGCGCATTCTCAACAAGCAACCCCTTATCAAGGCCACAGTCTTCGTTGGACAAGCGGACTCGAAGAGGAGTGAGGGCATGAAACAGAAACAACAAATTGAGACGATCGAGAAGTTCAAGAACGGCGCTCACAACGTTCTGGTCGCAACATCCATTGGCGAGGAGGGTCTTGATATTGGCCAAGTGGATCTCATTGTCTGCTACGATGCATCAGCGTCACCGATCCGAATGCTTCAGCGTATGGGTCGTACCGGCCGCAAGAGAGCGGGTAACATTGTACTTTTGTTGatgaaagggaaagaggaagacaaATTCAACGAGGCGAAGGACAACTACGCGACCATGCAGAGAATGATATGCGAGGGCAGCCGCTTTACCTTTCGTCACGACCTTTCTTCACGTATTGTGCCACGAGACATACGACCTGAGGTGGAAAAGAAGGTTGTGGAGATTCCACTTGAGAACTCCCAAAATCCAGAGCTCCCAGAACCAAAAAGATCTGCCGCAAGAATGAGGACAAAGCCGGCAAAGAAGAAGTTCAACATGCCTGACGGTGTTGAAACAGGGTTCATCAAGGCTTCTTTCTTTGGTCAAGCTGGAGCTAAGACAGCCAAACCACCCGCTAGGCCACCTGCGCCTAAGGAAACTGACTTTATTGCCGAACGGCCCAAACTCGAAAGCATTTTGCTGAGCACGTCGCAGGAAAACGAGCTCCGCAGAAACTATACAAAGATACCCCTCGGACACTCGAAGGTTGAAGAGTTGGATATAGACTGGTATCGCCATCCAACATCCAGACGAGTGGTCCAGAAAACCATCCATGTCAAACACGGGGAATATACCAAGCGATGTGTGAAACTGTTTAGGAGCCTGGCAAAGTCTCAAGCTCCTGCGAATAGGTATACTAAGCCATACGGTGAAACAGACACGTCCTCCTGGGAATTGATACCATTGCCGCCCCTTGCGGACGAAACAGAAGGAGAAACGTCACGAAAGGGGCAAAAGAAGAGGCCGCGCCTCGAGAGTGGGCAGGAAGCAGAGGAAGCAGAGCAATATGCCGCACCTAAGAAACGTCAAGCGACAGCAAAAACCAAATCTACCGGGGTCTCCAAACAGACCAACAAGCCTCGAGCACGACATACCGCACTTATCAGCGACTGTGAAGAGGGTGGCAACGAATATGATGGCAAtgtcgacgatgacgaaCAAAGTAGGCCCCGAAACTTCCGCAGCAAGGGTCGTGGACGTGGCAGCGGGCGGGGAAAAAAATCTCAACCTAAACAAGGAGACCCCAACGTGGACTACGGTGACGACTGCACCCGCACCAGCGACATGGAAATGGGTACCGATGGCTCTGATGACGGTGCCGACCTCGAGGACTTTATCGTCAGCGATGGCGAAGTCACCTCGAGTTTACAGCATCGTCCCCGAGGGTCCACCTCGCCGACAACAGCTCCTGACGCAGGGTCGTCTTCCTTGTCCTCGAAAACGGGACGCAAGCAGCAAGCACCAGATTCCTTCGCGtcggatgaagatgatggcgatgtgtTTGGACCCAAATTTGTACCGGTAACCGCGTCGGCAGCTAAAGGCTCGTTGCCATCAACAGCGAGACGAGAGAAGCCCAAGCCGTTTTATGTGCCGGTAGAATTACCTGCAACCCAGGACACAACGGACGGAGACGACGACTTACCCGATATCGAATTTCTGTCTGctaagagaaagagggaaggcACAGGTACGGGGATGCGAACAGGGAGCCCAGGACATGTTAAAGTTGGCGACACCTCGAAAGGGGGCAGCGGCGGAGATCAAACTCGAGAGAAACCTTCTGGTGGTGCGGCGTCCCATGCCCGAGCGAGGAAGCGAACTGTGGTGATGGATAGTGATGATGACCAGGAATGA